Proteins found in one Takifugu rubripes chromosome 15, fTakRub1.2, whole genome shotgun sequence genomic segment:
- the bacc1 gene encoding BPTF-associated chromatin complex component 1, producing the protein MTSASAKVGEIFSAAGAAFTKLGELTMQLHPVSDSSPAGAKWTETEIEMLRLAVRRFGDDLNNISTVIKERTVAQIKSTVKRKLYEDNRVPISSESPKKTVKKTAVATPPAPTPATPAMIAVPTSQVVVSTGMQNSPSMSMAIKKQKTADVTLSALNDSDVNSDLVDIEGLGDGSSNKKLNFDQESLNLDSSLIMNSSDLPLLSR; encoded by the exons ATGACGTCTGCCTCTGCAAAG gtgggggagatCTTCTCAGCGGCTGGAGCTGCTTTCACCAAACTAGGAGAGTTAACCATGCAGCTGCACCCAGTGTCAGACTCCAGCCCTGCAGG GGCAAAGTGGACGGAGACAGAGATCGAGATGCTCCGTCTGGCGGTGCGACGCTTTGGTGATGATCTGAACAACATCAGTACTGTGATCAAAGAACGCACTGT AGCCCAAATTAAGAGCACAGTCAAGAGGAAGTTGTATGAGGACAACAGAGTCCCAATTTCATCTGAGTCACCCAAAAAAACTGTCAAGAAGACCGCCGTAGCCACGCCACCTGCACCCACTCCCGCCACACCTGCGATGATTGCTGTGCCGACCTCACAGGTGGTTGTGTCTACAGGCATGCAGAACAGTCCTTCTATGTCCATGGCCATCAAGAAACAGAAGACAGCAG ATGTGACTCTCAGCGCATTGAATGATTCAGACGTTAACAGCGACCTGGTGGACATCGAAGGACTGGGGGATGGCTCGTCAAACAAGAAGCTCAACTTTGACCAGG AGAGTTTGAACCTGGACTCCAGCCTCATCATGAACTCCAGCgaccttcccctcctctcccgctGA
- the LOC105418173 gene encoding protein FAM122A: MERMEVDQCAGAGGGALRRSNSAPMIASVSDGITVFSPASSARYRRSSVSINPSCPSQFVPLSPFSLIGDRHDQKRQEESMEMVPRGSLQRLSASSLIPIPPVSQWHDHTSEWFHSQDSGVTPNSSPSPTRRVRPTVSTTVRWPVLTPLKRKGGVESDGPPKKLFVAGVMDPASRSSYTVNVSQTSVESPSAGSNIPECSPLSPSSPSSFTQFTPQQHPGH, from the exons ATGGAACGAATGGAAGTGGATCAGTGCGCAGGCGCAGGAGGAGGGGCGCTCCGTCGATCGAACAGCGCCCCCATGATCGCCAGTGTTAG TGACGGGATTACGGTCTTCAGTCCTGCATCCTCGGCTCGATACAGACGCAGCAGTGTGTCCATCAACCCCAGCTGCCCTTCACAG tttgtccctctctctcccttttccctAATTGGGGACAGGCACGACCAGAAGAGACAG GAGGAGAGTATGGAAATGGTCCCCAGAGGGAGTCTGCAGAGGTTGAG TGCTTCCAGTCTGATCCCAATTCCTCCAGTCAGTCAGTGGCATGACCACACATCAGAG TGGTTTCACTCACAGGACAGCGGGGTCACGCCCAACTCCTCCCCGAGTCCTACCCGAAGGGTCAG ACCAACAGTCAGCACAACAGTGAGATGGCCTGTGTTAACGCCACTCAAGAGAAAAG GTGGGGTAGAGTCTGATGGACCCCCAAAGAAGCTTTTTGTTGCTGGGGTAATGGATCCTGCCAGTCGCAGCAGCTACACAGTGAA TGTTTCTCAGACATCGGTGGAATCCCCCTCTGCAGGAAGCAACATTCCAGAGTGcagtcctctctctccttcttctccatcttctttcACCCAGTTTACTCCCCAGCAGCACCCAGGACACTAA
- the LOC105418174 gene encoding schwannomin-interacting protein 1 isoform X1 — protein MEGEKETAEEKEEDEEEKLNHIPAQSCVACPDLPIMHWEDLSQRIAELEKQEQERMESSKKGAGGRMAYGQGGMWTDMREEKQEEFRRCRVAQRFHNHRNLQLCFINNSDSEDEEDARRKKDCGGLKQEVVTALRTLRDKLLAEEKQKQHLSSSSIVAKRKHLDSWELQECSLEQLISLKASLQQGVHALSSELVTHLLVRDQLRTKQDAMLLDVQDLT, from the exons atggagggagagaaagaaacagcagaagaaaaggaggaggacgaggaggaaaagCTTAATCACATCCCAGCACAGAGCTGCGTGGCCTGTCCAGaccttcccatcatgcactgggAGGACCTGAGCCAGCGGATCGCAGAGCTGGAGAAACAGGAACAAGAGAGGATGgaaagttcaaag AAAGGAGCCGGGGGAAGGATGGCGTATGGCCAGGGGGGAATGTGGACCGACATGcgggaggaaaagcaggaagaatTCAGGAGGTGTCGAGTGGCGCAGAG ATTCcacaaccacagaaacctgcagctgtgtTTCATCAACAATAGCGAcagtgaagatgaggaggacgcTCGCAGGAAGAAG GACTGTGGTggcctgaaacaggaagtggtcacaGCTCTGAGGACGCTGAGGGACAAACTGTTGgctgaagaaaagcaaaagcag catctgtccagcagcagcattgttGCCAAGCGGAAACATCTGGATAGTTGGGAGCTGCAAGAGTGTTCATTGGAACAGCTCATCAGTTTGAAAGCATCACTTCAACAAGGCGTGCAcg ctctgagctCCGAGTTGGTGACTCACCTATTGGTACGAGACCAGTTGAGGACGAAGCAGGACGCCATGTTGCTGGATGTTCAGGACCTGACCTAA
- the LOC105418174 gene encoding uncharacterized protein isoform X2, translating into MEGEKETAEEKEEDEEEKLNHIPAQSCVACPDLPIMHWEDLSQRIAELEKQEQERMESSKKGAGGRMAYGQGGMWTDMREEKQEEFRRCRVAQRFHNHRNLQLCFINNSDSEDEEDARRKKDCGGLKQEVVTALRTLRDKLLAEEKQKQHLSSSSIVAKRKHLDSWELQECSLEQLISLKASLQQGVHDLPACLLFVLQL; encoded by the exons atggagggagagaaagaaacagcagaagaaaaggaggaggacgaggaggaaaagCTTAATCACATCCCAGCACAGAGCTGCGTGGCCTGTCCAGaccttcccatcatgcactgggAGGACCTGAGCCAGCGGATCGCAGAGCTGGAGAAACAGGAACAAGAGAGGATGgaaagttcaaag AAAGGAGCCGGGGGAAGGATGGCGTATGGCCAGGGGGGAATGTGGACCGACATGcgggaggaaaagcaggaagaatTCAGGAGGTGTCGAGTGGCGCAGAG ATTCcacaaccacagaaacctgcagctgtgtTTCATCAACAATAGCGAcagtgaagatgaggaggacgcTCGCAGGAAGAAG GACTGTGGTggcctgaaacaggaagtggtcacaGCTCTGAGGACGCTGAGGGACAAACTGTTGgctgaagaaaagcaaaagcag catctgtccagcagcagcattgttGCCAAGCGGAAACATCTGGATAGTTGGGAGCTGCAAGAGTGTTCATTGGAACAGCTCATCAGTTTGAAAGCATCACTTCAACAAGGCGTGCAcg ATCTTCCAGCATGTCTTTTgtttgtcctccagctctga
- the LOC101067509 gene encoding P2Y purinoceptor 3 encodes MGLNIPPDVHLAAAGGNHPPNVSGSSSTSSCSIDESYKYVFLPVCYSLTFLFSLTLNSVVLLRSCRHQDRCCGGGGGGAGRRWNTSLIYMVNLATTDLMYGLSLPFLVASYVLRDRWVFGDFMCRLVRFLFYFNLYCSIFFLTCISVHRYLGICHPMRTITLESKRVVKGTCALVWVVVFILTCPIFRFAQTGYVRRGGGQAAEAGGDREDWNHTHVEEQEGYVNCWDDAIDKEFADYVPYGIVLHLLGFFVPFVIIAWCYSQVVRTIFQTLRSPPSSIEVGEDGPVGDGAAEGVRERERTSVSISGSQYSYYIRRRRKSIKTIVTITLLFALCFLPFHVTRTLFLLMRQGQHGSCDVMKTVSICYKVTRPLASCNAWLNALLYFLTGDKGAPCCCLAERTVRSVHRSGALWWPLKILKKEGVGEDDPEAAEKDERQLHLENESKSSRVIF; translated from the exons ATGGGACTGAACATCCCTCCTGACGTCCACTtggcagctgctggtgggaaCCATCCACCTAACGTTTCTGGATCGTCATCCACATCGTCCTGCAGCATCGATGAGTCCTACAAATACGTCTTCCTGCCCGTCTGCTACTCGCTGACCTTCCTCTTCAGCCTCACGCTCAACTCTGTGGTGCTGCTACGATCCTGCCGCCACCAGGACCGCTGCTGTGGTGGTGGCGGAGGAGGGGCAGGGCGTCGATGGAACACCTCACTGATTTACATGGTGAATCTGGCCACCACTGACCTGATGTATGGTCTATCGTTGCCATTCCTGGTGGCGAGCTATGTGCTGAGGGATCGGTGGGTGTTCGGGGACTTTATGTGCCGCCTCGTTCGCTTCCTCTTCTACTTCAACCTCTACTGCTccatcttcttcctcacctgcatcTCTGTGCACAG GTACCTGGGGATCTGCCACCCGATGAGGACCATCACCCTGGAGAGTAAACGAGTGGTGAAGGGCACCTGTGCACTAGTGTGGGTGGTGGTCTTCATCCTCACCTGTCCCATCTTTAGGTTTGCACAGACGGGATACGTCAGGCGAGGCGGGGGTCAGGCCGCTGAGGCTGGGGGTGACAGGGAGGATTGGAATCACACTcatgtggaggaacaggagggatATGTGAACTGCTGGGATGATGCCATCGACAAAGAATTTGCTGACTATGTCCCGTATGGCATAGTCCTCCACCTGCTTGGCTTCTTTGTGCCCTTTGTCATCATTGCTTGGTGCTACTCTCAGGTGGTCAGGACAATATTTCAGACCTTGCGCTCACCTCCCAGTTCAATCGAGGTTGGAGAGGATGGTCCAGTGGGTGACGGGGCAGCAGAGGGAGTTCGGGAAAGGGAGAGAACCTCAGTCTCCATCTCTGGATCACAGTACTCCTACTACATCCGGCGGAGACGCAAATCCATCAAAACCATTGTGACTATCACACTGCTGTTTGCACTGTGTTTCCTGCCCTTCCACGTCACTCGGACCCTCTTCCTGCTGATGAGGCAAGGACAGCATGGgagctgtgatgtcatgaaAACCGTCTCCATCTGCTACAAGGTCACCCGTCCGCTTGCATCCTGTAATGCTTGGCTCAATGCACTCCTCTACTTCCTGACAGGGGACaagggcgccccctgctgctgcctggcGGAACGCACTGTTCGCAGCGTTCACCGAAgcggcgccctctggtggccactGAAGATCCTGAAAAAGGAAGGAGTAGGTGAAGATGACCCAGAAGCAGCTGAGAAGGACGAGAGACAGCTTCATCTGGAAAATGAGTCAAAGTCTTCAAGGGTCATCTTCTAG
- the LOC101067736 gene encoding flavin-containing monooxygenase FMO GS-OX-like 4 has product MLRVAVIGAGAAGLCVARHILSRLNVFAPPVVFELSENIGGTWCYDERVGTCDIGRLIHNSMYRDLRTNLPKEVMMFPDFPFDSQLSSFLPHQEVQNYLRQYCEEHHIRPHIRFNTAVEKVTPVVMTTEGDKVRTTWEVTSSDSSGGQRTETFDSVFVCSGHYSDPHIPNIPGIKNFKGKVLHSHDYKYAEPFSGQSVVVLGAKASGLDISIELANVGAQVILSHGNTRLTFPLPSGIQQSAVVKAVDEDGNICFQDGSVASADVLMFCTGYNFRYPFLDASQLGLDIQDHLVSPMYLFMMPPAFPSLFFIGICKIICPFPHFNCQVQFALAVLDGRVTLPPASQMKDEAQRQLRSRLDQGVQQRHLLVLDQDQWEYCNTLARIANFTPLPPVVRSLYEETWRQRRIHPQNYRKLNYRLVSVTQWELID; this is encoded by the exons ATGTTGCGGGTGGCTGTGATCGGAGCTGGGGCAGCAGGACTCTGTGTAGCCCGGCACATCCTGTCTCGACTAAATGTCTTCGCCCCACCAGTGGTGTTTGAGCTCAGTGAAAACATTGGTGGCACCTGGTGTTATGACGAACGTGTTGGAACGTGTGACATTGGGCGGCTGATCCACAACAGCATGTACAGAGATCTCCG AACCAACCTGCCCAAGGAGGTGATGATGTTCCCTGATTTTCCCTTTGACTCCCAGTTGAGCAGCTTCCTGCCACACCAGGAAGTCCAAAATTACCTGAGGCAATACTGCGAGGAACACCACATCCGACCCCACATCAGG TTCAACACAGCAGTGGAAAAAGTGACACcagttgtcatgacaacagaaGGGGATAAGGTGAGGACGACGTgggaagtgacatcatcagatTCCTCTGGGGGTCAAAGGACGGAGACCTTTgactctgtgtttgtttgctcaGG gcaCTACTCAGACCCTCACATACCCAACATACCTGGGATTAAAAACTTTAAAG GGAAGGTGCTACATAGTCATGACTATAAGTATGCAGAGCCGTTCTCGGGTCAGTCAGTGGTGGTTCTGGGAGCCAAAGCCTCAGGGTTGGACATTTCTATAGAACTGGCTAATGTTGGTGCCCAG gttaTTCTGAGTCATGGGAACACTCGTCTcaccttccctctcccctctggAATTCAGCAGTCTGCCGTAGTGAAGGCAGTTGATGAGGACGGAAACATTTGCTTCCAG GACGGCTCTGTGGCTTCAGCCGATGTGCTGATGTTCTGCACCGGCTACAACTTCAGATATCCTTTTTTGGACGCGTCTCAGCTTGGCCTGGACATCCAGGACCATCTGGTGTCTCCCATGTACCTCTTCATGATGCCGCCGgccttcccctccctcttcttcaTTGGCATCTGCAAGATCATCTGCCCGTTTCCTCACTTCAACTGTCAG GTCCAGTTTGCATTAGCTGTGCTGGATGGCCGTGTCACTTTACCGCCTGCATCCCAGATGAAAGATGAGGCGCAGAGGCAGCTGCGCTCCAGGCTGGACCAGGGAGTCCAACAGCGCCACCTTCTAGTGCTTGACCAGGATCAGTGGGAGTACTGTAACACTCTGGCCCGTATCGCCAACTTCACGCCGCTGCCGCCGGTGGTGCGCAGCCTTTATGAGGAGACGTGGCGACAGCGCCGCATTCACCCTCAAAACTACCGAAAGCTGAACTACAGGCTGGTGAGTGTCACCCAGTGGGAGCTGATCGACTGA
- the med31 gene encoding mediator of RNA polymerase II transcription subunit 31: METEEQARNRFQTELEFVQCLANPNYLNFLAQRGVFREKTFINYLKYLLYWKEPEYAKYLKYPHCLHMLELLQYEHFRKELVNAQCAKFIDEQQLLHWQHYSRKRMRLQQALAEQQQPQQHPPPHGNATTK; the protein is encoded by the exons ATGGAAACAG AGGAGCAGGCGAGGAATCGTTTTCAGACAGAACTGGAGTTCGTACAATGTCTGGCCAACCCCAACTACCTAAACT TTTTGGCCCAGAGAGGTGTCTTTCGAGAGAAAACCTTTATTAACTACCTCAAGTACTTGTTGTATTGGAAGGAGCCTGAATATGCCAAGTACCTCAA GTACCCTCACTGTCTGcacatgctggagctgctgcagtacGAGCACTTCAGGAAGGAGCTGGTCAATGCTCAGTGTGCCAAATTCATCGatgaacagcagctgctgcactggCAGCACTACTCCAGGAAACGCATGCGTCTGCAGCAGGCGCtcgctgagcagcagcagcctcaacaGCATCCGCCACCACATGGCAATGCTACCACCAAGTGA